A genomic segment from Candidatus Leptovillus gracilis encodes:
- a CDS encoding DUF2723 domain-containing protein — translation MNQIQRRPSRTAPYFAAPRRFLWPAIALLFIAAVWLSSLPPHIAIANDPLPDPTGEFNGLLQLLDDSGEFVIAWHTWGVTHAPGYPLLGLVGNLGVRLLDPLRLYPAAAANLLSFFFALGAFVLLARPLARFEASGTAVAAAYLLPAFGILVWLYAVVAEAYAFGLLLAFGSLSLALAVGQQPTRRKFLLLGLLFGLAVGHHRTLVFLAPALLLAVWPARALGWRIWLGAALLAAASLPGLPLSTPGRLGRIALGLRPFAHHLGRVQRRFFRPRIQRPAGPADGFARDCRCAKRPFAFSGPGDEWVRAGCRAVRFCPRSAARRNAPSGRRAAAGLWRLLAGPRQPGFVDSLLHDDPGRQPDVGRRLGGGADRFRPLAALAAGHRSAAHGGHRPEHPARPPALHPLPHQRRHRAANYCRRGRAAGRESVGRGDLGAALLPAGLWPVGDGRIGPNAPAGFAGRPQRLAAGAAGASVCQSQCAVCHPTGAVAREIWHSRSPQQPGPTDDSGSANAPAGGHRRPAVGRHRHSAAAGRPGGTGR, via the coding sequence ATGAATCAGATCCAACGCCGCCCAAGCCGGACAGCGCCCTATTTTGCCGCGCCGCGCCGCTTCCTCTGGCCCGCCATCGCCCTGCTGTTCATCGCCGCCGTCTGGCTGAGCAGTTTGCCGCCGCACATCGCCATCGCCAACGACCCACTGCCGGATCCGACGGGCGAGTTTAACGGCTTGTTGCAGCTTTTGGATGATTCGGGCGAATTTGTGATTGCCTGGCACACCTGGGGCGTCACCCACGCGCCCGGCTACCCGCTGCTGGGTCTGGTGGGCAACCTGGGTGTGCGCCTGCTGGACCCGCTGCGGCTTTATCCGGCGGCCGCCGCCAACCTGCTCTCCTTTTTCTTTGCCCTGGGAGCCTTCGTGTTGCTGGCCCGGCCGCTGGCCCGATTTGAAGCGTCGGGAACGGCCGTGGCCGCCGCCTATCTGCTGCCCGCCTTCGGCATCCTCGTCTGGCTTTACGCGGTGGTGGCTGAGGCGTATGCCTTTGGCCTGCTGCTGGCGTTTGGCTCGCTCAGCCTGGCGCTGGCGGTGGGGCAGCAGCCCACCCGGCGCAAATTTCTGCTGTTGGGTCTGCTCTTTGGTTTGGCGGTGGGCCATCACCGCACCCTGGTCTTTCTCGCGCCCGCCTTGCTGCTGGCTGTCTGGCCGGCCAGAGCGTTGGGCTGGCGCATTTGGTTAGGGGCGGCGCTGCTGGCGGCGGCCTCTTTGCCTGGTCTACCTCTATCTACCCCTGGTCGCCTGGGCCGGATCGCCCTGGGTTTACGGCCGTTCGCCCACCACCTGGGCCGGGTTCAGCGACGCTTTTTTCGCCCGCGAATACAGCGCCCGGCTGGCCCCGCCGACGGCTTTGCCAGAGATTGCCGCTGCGCTAAACGGCCGTTTGCGTTTTCTGGCCCAGGAGATGAGTGGGTTCGGGCTGGCTGTCGGGCTGTTCGGTTTTGTCCCCGGTCTGCTGCACGCCGAAACGCGCCGTCTGGCCGGCGTGCTGCTGCTGGCCTTTGGCGGCTACTGGCTGGCCCCCGTCAGCCAGGGTTTGTTGATTCGCTCTTACATGATGATCCTGGTCGCCAGCCTGACGTTGGCCGCCGCCTGGGGGGTGGGGCTGATCGCTTTAGGCCGTTGGCGGCGTTGGCTGCCGGCCATCGGTCTGCTGCTCACGGCGGCCATCGCCCTGAACACCCTGCGCGCCCACCAGCCCTACATCCTCTTCCACACCAAAGACGACACCGGGCGGCAAATTATTGCCGACGCGGCCGCGCTGCCGGGCGAGAGTCCGTTGGTCGGGGAGATTTGGGGGCCGCGCTTCTTCCCGCTGGCTTATGGCCGGTTGGTGACGGGCGAATTGGCCCGAATGCGCCTGCTGGATTTGCGGGCAGACCTCAGCGGCTTGCCGCCGGAGCCGCCGGCGCTTCTGTTTGTCAATCCCAGTGTGCTGTATGCCACCCCACTGGCGCAGTGGCGCGAGAAATATGGCACAGCCGCAGCCCTCAGCAGCCAGGGCCAACGGATGATAGCGGTTCGGCCAACGCCCCTGCTGGCGGCCATCGCCGACCGGCCGTTGGCCGCCACAGACACAGTGCAGCTGCTGGCCGCCCAGGCGGAACTGGCCGATGA
- a CDS encoding Eco57I restriction-modification methylase domain-containing protein: MADSSPQLPLSLASHNNQSLFSDHYLDAILRRGDAWRAAIPQAAAFLVWLRELYAQEKAQLPHYNENQLEDKWFKPIFARLGLAHWEGQAVIPGWQGKIKKPDFFFFPDAAARQTAVSQQNSLSYAQSALAVCEVKQWGVNLSRKTGAQPIFADQNPMYQIDTYLTLTGLEWGMLSNGRFWRLLHKSSSRTLETYFEVDLLAALEEGDETKGTAVILYFWLFFNQAAFRPGGDGRTFLADALAQSRAYAVALEADLRDNAYRALEQLIIGFFAGDAALDAANPAQRAEVYQNSLYLLYRLLFIFYGESRALLPIQQPIYQEQYSLQQLAGKIDSRRSQLSHLPTTGRRYWDQLRELFRLISGVDAQLNADLGLPRYNGGLFDPAQHPFLEAHFVGDRALAQAIDYLATRRIIQAGGKPEYQRVDYRTLDVRQLGSIYEGLLEYKVAVATEEMVTISQKGVETWVPLAQRGRAKSYGDRRQPGELYLTTDKGERKATGSYYTPDYIVEYIVANTLGPLVEQARHRAALASSSSSSSSSSSSSSSPSTFANHFIAEILRLNVLDPAMGSGHFLVEATHYLARALATNEYTPSSSSSSSSSSSSSSSSSDLLYWKRRVVEACIYGVDKNPMAVELAKLSLWLKTAAADKPLSFLDHHLQHGDSLIGAWLADLAAPPQRVAKPDRSPQTCQVPLFDEGAFTQDMFRAVGGVMRIERLPTDDIETVHAKEAAWRDIQQTHVARWRRLADLWVSAYFGNGLSAEEYRALADRLQGRESLLSAAQAAAFLGHPAAAANDYFHWELAFPEVFFDEYGRSLGEAAGFDAVIGNPPYVRQEQMAAIKPFLPQAYQPVYKGTADLYVYFLYGGLHWLRSGGYLSYIVNNKWLRAGYGDGLRGYLAENAHVREIVDFGHAPIFADADTFPCILILQKPEDEHGNADSKTTICIFPRAELDKVEIASFIASNSYRVLNSRFSSAPWSLEPEVVEQLMAKVKQNGLPLREFIGQSPFYGIKTGFNEAFLIDTATRNLLIRMIRMQQQSSSHICAARI; this comes from the coding sequence ATGGCCGACAGTTCGCCGCAGTTACCCTTAAGCCTTGCCTCGCACAACAACCAATCCCTCTTTTCTGACCATTACCTGGACGCTATTTTGCGCCGGGGCGATGCCTGGCGGGCGGCCATCCCCCAGGCGGCCGCCTTTCTGGTCTGGCTGCGCGAGTTGTACGCCCAGGAGAAGGCGCAGCTGCCCCATTACAACGAGAACCAGCTTGAGGACAAGTGGTTTAAGCCGATTTTTGCCCGGCTGGGGCTGGCGCATTGGGAGGGGCAGGCGGTTATCCCCGGCTGGCAGGGCAAAATCAAGAAGCCGGACTTTTTCTTTTTCCCCGATGCGGCGGCGCGGCAAACGGCCGTTTCCCAACAAAACAGCCTCTCCTACGCCCAATCCGCTCTGGCTGTCTGCGAGGTGAAGCAGTGGGGCGTCAACCTGAGCCGCAAGACCGGCGCGCAGCCCATCTTCGCCGACCAGAACCCGATGTACCAGATTGACACCTACCTGACGCTGACCGGGTTGGAGTGGGGGATGTTGAGCAACGGCCGTTTCTGGCGGCTGCTGCACAAATCCTCCTCCCGCACGTTGGAGACTTACTTTGAGGTGGATTTGCTGGCGGCGTTGGAGGAAGGGGATGAGACGAAGGGAACGGCCGTCATCCTCTACTTCTGGCTCTTCTTCAACCAGGCCGCCTTCCGGCCGGGGGGCGACGGCCGTACCTTTCTCGCCGACGCCCTGGCCCAGAGCCGCGCCTATGCCGTCGCCCTGGAAGCCGATTTGCGCGACAACGCCTACCGCGCCCTGGAGCAGCTGATCATCGGCTTCTTCGCCGGGGACGCCGCCCTGGACGCCGCCAATCCCGCCCAACGCGCCGAGGTCTACCAGAACAGCCTCTACCTGCTCTATCGCCTGCTCTTCATCTTCTATGGCGAAAGCCGCGCCCTGCTGCCCATCCAGCAGCCCATCTACCAGGAGCAGTATTCGCTGCAACAATTGGCCGGCAAAATAGATAGCCGGCGCAGCCAGCTAAGCCATCTGCCCACCACCGGCCGCCGCTATTGGGACCAACTGCGTGAACTGTTCCGCCTGATCAGCGGCGTGGACGCCCAATTGAACGCCGATTTGGGCCTGCCGCGCTACAACGGCGGCCTCTTCGACCCGGCGCAGCATCCTTTTTTGGAGGCCCACTTTGTCGGCGACCGGGCGTTGGCCCAGGCGATTGATTATCTGGCGACCCGGCGCATCATCCAGGCGGGCGGCAAGCCGGAATATCAGCGGGTGGATTACCGCACCCTCGACGTGCGCCAGCTAGGCTCCATCTACGAAGGGCTGCTGGAGTACAAGGTGGCCGTCGCCACCGAGGAGATGGTGACGATCAGCCAGAAGGGGGTGGAGACGTGGGTTCCGCTGGCGCAAAGGGGGCGGGCGAAGAGCTACGGCGACCGCCGCCAGCCGGGCGAATTGTACCTGACCACCGACAAAGGGGAGCGCAAAGCGACCGGCTCCTACTACACCCCCGATTACATCGTCGAATACATCGTCGCCAACACCCTCGGCCCCCTCGTAGAGCAAGCCCGCCACCGCGCCGCCCTCGCCTCTTCCTCTAGCTCTTCCTCTAGCTCTAGCTCTAGCTCTAGCTCTCCCTCCACCTTCGCCAACCACTTCATCGCCGAAATCCTGCGCCTGAACGTCCTCGACCCGGCGATGGGGTCCGGCCACTTCCTGGTGGAAGCAACCCATTACCTGGCCCGCGCCCTCGCCACCAATGAGTACACCCCCTCCTCCTCTAGCTCTAGCTCTAGCTCTAGCTCTAGCTCCAGCTCTAGCTCCGACCTCCTCTACTGGAAACGGCGCGTCGTCGAAGCGTGCATCTATGGCGTGGACAAGAATCCGATGGCCGTGGAGTTGGCGAAGTTGTCGCTGTGGCTGAAAACGGCCGCCGCCGACAAACCGCTCTCCTTCCTGGACCATCACCTGCAACATGGCGACAGCCTGATTGGGGCGTGGTTGGCTGATTTAGCCGCGCCGCCGCAAAGGGTGGCCAAACCTGACAGGTCTCCGCAGACCTGTCAGGTTCCCCTGTTCGACGAAGGGGCGTTTACCCAGGATATGTTCCGGGCGGTGGGCGGCGTGATGCGGATTGAGCGCCTGCCGACCGACGACATTGAGACGGTCCACGCCAAAGAGGCGGCCTGGCGAGACATCCAGCAGACGCACGTGGCCCGCTGGCGGCGGCTGGCCGACCTGTGGGTGAGCGCCTATTTTGGCAATGGGCTGAGCGCGGAGGAGTACCGCGCCCTGGCCGACCGGCTGCAAGGGCGGGAGAGCCTGTTGAGTGCAGCGCAGGCGGCGGCTTTTTTGGGCCATCCGGCGGCGGCGGCGAACGATTATTTTCATTGGGAGCTGGCTTTCCCGGAGGTGTTTTTTGATGAATACGGCCGTTCTTTGGGCGAGGCGGCCGGGTTTGATGCGGTGATTGGGAACCCGCCGTATGTGCGGCAGGAGCAGATGGCCGCTATCAAGCCCTTTTTGCCGCAGGCTTACCAGCCGGTCTACAAAGGCACGGCCGATTTGTACGTTTATTTTTTGTACGGCGGCCTTCACTGGCTGCGTTCTGGCGGCTATCTTTCCTACATCGTCAACAACAAATGGCTGCGGGCCGGTTATGGCGATGGCTTGCGCGGTTATCTGGCGGAAAACGCCCACGTCAGGGAGATTGTGGATTTTGGTCACGCGCCCATTTTTGCCGATGCGGATACGTTTCCCTGTATTTTGATTTTGCAGAAACCGGAAGATGAACACGGCAACGCGGACAGCAAAACAACCATCTGCATATTTCCTCGCGCCGAATTGGACAAGGTAGAGATTGCCTCCTTCATTGCTAGCAATAGTTACCGCGTCTTAAACAGTCGTTTCAGCAGCGCACCCTGGAGTTTAGAGCCAGAAGTGGTTGAACAGTTGATGGCCAAAGTAAAACAAAATGGCCTTCCCCTGCGAGAGTTTATCGGACAGTCGCCTTTTTACGGGATCAAAACCGGATTTAATGAAGCGTTTTTGATTGACACAGCCACACGAAATCTTCTGATCAGGATGATCCGAATGCAGCAGCAATCATCAAGCCATATTTGCGCGGCCAGGATATAA
- a CDS encoding tetratricopeptide repeat protein → MDVAHLAQLLQRATIARDNEANDTAVRYYAELIAQTEGGAAEPGVREIRLEALRENGRLYRLLGQQQEALACFEQTYMDAGSGEQAVDALTLLANQHNSMGSYDEAMQACREALQLTEALNYSAGRAAAFQVLGRAYAHQGRTEEAIHNMQKALALFEQIGNRTEVARTNSWIGVVRMDQWHMDKAIRAFQRALQESEHVSPILRCTILNNLGECYQCLFDFEQALAYHREALALISQTRFTMPQDDLLRNLGVDLCRIGEVDEGIAHLYDALRLSEANGDPDVRFQVLDSLIHAELERGRPDVALQYSQTLRMEAEKRKARHFEARALYGLGLCYQQFGEGVAAEQEWQQALFLAHETRQQNLIWQIHAGLAQIVGIAPLAATHNRIAAEVIDQIVYPIEEDNLRQKFLAAPSVRAVLAARPE, encoded by the coding sequence ATGGATGTAGCACACTTAGCACAGCTTTTACAGCGCGCAACCATCGCCCGTGACAACGAGGCGAACGATACGGCCGTGCGCTATTACGCCGAACTGATTGCCCAAACAGAAGGGGGAGCCGCCGAGCCGGGGGTACGGGAGATACGGTTGGAGGCGCTGCGGGAAAACGGCCGTCTCTATCGTTTGCTCGGCCAGCAGCAAGAGGCTCTGGCTTGCTTCGAGCAAACATACATGGATGCCGGTTCTGGCGAGCAAGCCGTAGACGCCCTGACTTTGTTGGCTAACCAACACAACAGCATGGGCAGCTACGATGAGGCCATGCAAGCCTGCCGCGAAGCGCTGCAATTGACCGAAGCCCTGAATTATTCGGCCGGCCGCGCCGCTGCTTTCCAGGTCTTGGGCCGCGCCTACGCCCATCAAGGCCGCACCGAAGAAGCCATCCACAACATGCAAAAAGCGCTGGCGCTTTTTGAGCAAATTGGCAACCGCACAGAGGTTGCCCGCACCAATAGTTGGATTGGCGTTGTGCGTATGGACCAATGGCACATGGACAAAGCGATTCGGGCTTTTCAACGCGCCTTGCAAGAATCCGAGCATGTCAGCCCCATTTTACGCTGCACCATTCTGAATAATCTGGGCGAATGTTATCAATGCCTGTTCGATTTCGAGCAGGCGTTGGCCTACCATCGTGAAGCGCTGGCGCTGATCAGCCAGACGCGCTTTACCATGCCCCAGGATGATCTACTGCGTAATTTGGGGGTGGATTTGTGCCGCATTGGAGAAGTGGATGAAGGCATCGCCCACCTGTACGACGCCTTACGTCTGAGCGAGGCCAACGGCGACCCGGATGTGCGTTTTCAGGTGTTGGATTCTCTGATACACGCTGAACTGGAACGCGGTCGGCCGGATGTGGCTTTGCAATACAGCCAAACGTTGCGCATGGAAGCGGAAAAGAGGAAAGCGCGTCATTTTGAAGCCCGCGCGCTGTATGGTCTGGGCCTGTGCTACCAGCAATTTGGTGAAGGCGTGGCCGCTGAGCAAGAGTGGCAGCAGGCGCTTTTTTTGGCCCATGAAACGCGCCAGCAAAATCTTATCTGGCAGATTCACGCCGGATTGGCGCAAATTGTGGGTATTGCCCCCCTGGCCGCCACCCACAATCGTATTGCCGCCGAGGTAATTGACCAGATTGTGTACCCGATTGAAGAAGATAATTTGCGCCAAAAATTCCTGGCTGCTCCATCCGTAAGGGCGGTGCTGGCTGCACGCCCAGAGTAA
- a CDS encoding LacI family DNA-binding transcriptional regulator, whose amino-acid sequence MARITIKDVAAHVGVSYQTVSKVLNKQGNVSGDTEARIWQAAADLGYKPNVSARNLRTQSSNLIGYAWQRSQDDSPRPILDQFLYDAVYTFEQHGYHLLTFLVDATDTSDVAIYKELYDRRQVEGYILADTNHNDPRIACLIEQGIPFASFGRANTEWDFCWVDIDGRHGLRIVADHLIERGHQRIGLLTWPEGSEAGAYREEGFADGLRSAGLAVRPDWVLRGSNTVQFGAAGMQHFRSLPAADRPTAVACVSDVIAIGALNDASAAGLNVGQDIAITGYDDIPMAQYFTPALTTVRQPIATVGQQVVDLLLKQIKGQPIAQKGILLKPELIIRQSS is encoded by the coding sequence ATGGCTCGAATCACCATCAAAGACGTAGCCGCCCACGTCGGGGTCAGCTACCAGACAGTCTCCAAAGTGCTCAATAAGCAGGGCAATGTGTCCGGCGACACGGAGGCGCGCATCTGGCAGGCAGCGGCCGACCTGGGCTACAAGCCCAACGTCAGCGCCCGCAATCTGCGTACCCAGTCCAGCAACCTCATCGGTTACGCCTGGCAGCGCAGCCAGGATGATTCCCCCCGCCCCATCCTGGACCAGTTTCTCTACGATGCCGTGTACACCTTCGAGCAGCACGGCTACCACTTGCTCACCTTCCTCGTGGATGCCACCGATACGTCCGACGTTGCCATTTACAAGGAGTTGTATGACCGGCGGCAGGTGGAAGGGTACATCCTGGCAGACACCAACCACAACGACCCACGCATCGCCTGTTTGATTGAGCAGGGAATCCCCTTTGCCAGTTTTGGCCGCGCCAATACGGAATGGGATTTCTGTTGGGTGGATATAGACGGCCGTCACGGATTACGCATCGTCGCCGACCATCTGATTGAACGAGGCCACCAACGCATCGGCCTGCTCACCTGGCCGGAAGGGTCGGAGGCGGGCGCTTACCGCGAAGAAGGCTTTGCCGATGGGCTGCGCAGCGCCGGGCTGGCCGTGCGCCCCGATTGGGTGCTGCGCGGCAGCAACACAGTGCAGTTTGGCGCGGCCGGGATGCAGCATTTCCGCTCGCTGCCGGCGGCAGACCGGCCAACGGCCGTCGCCTGTGTGTCCGACGTTATCGCCATTGGCGCGCTCAACGACGCCAGCGCCGCCGGGCTGAACGTCGGCCAAGACATCGCCATCACCGGCTACGACGACATCCCGATGGCCCAATACTTCACCCCGGCCCTCACCACCGTGCGGCAGCCCATCGCCACGGTGGGGCAGCAGGTGGTGGATTTGCTGCTGAAACAAATCAAAGGGCAGCCCATCGCCCAAAAAGGGATTTTGCTAAAACCAGAACTGATCATCCGCCAATCGAGCTAA
- a CDS encoding glycoside hydrolase family 65 protein — protein sequence MTTLALGPAARFADLPALTHRRDSLADVTLADLQALTAVDPRWVICQSGFDPAGQRHMETVFTLGNGYFSTRGAFEEGHPDDQPITFAHGIFDDMPVSFTELVNMPDWLDTAVWVDGAPFRLDQGQILHFQRQMDLRQGILRRDVRWQSPGGAIVDLTFERFASYAQEHVGALRILATAVNQACHLAITTGINGHVANEDLLHWRLLDQGAADDGLVWLHSRTRKTSMDVGAAAAVIASAGAQTQSQLCPGQPRIHVTQTLPPGQSLLLDKLIAYAAGRDAAPQAENVVARAQAYLPSQSYDALRAAHIAAWRQVWQASDVQIEGDPAAQLALRFNLFQLFVAAPQHDDRVSIGAKTLSGYGYRGHVFWDTEIFILPFFSYTQPQIARNMLLYRYHTLAGARRKAARNGFAGAQYAWESAATGDEVTPTWVPHFSDPTQLVRIWTGDIQIHISADVAYAIRQYWQISGDNAFMRDYGAEMILDTARFWGSRAEREEIDGRLVYSIRDVIGPDEYHDHVDNNSYTNYIARWHLQTALEVRDWLRQADPVKAAALEAELALTDEVYRHWQEVMAHLVFLWDGATAVIEQFEGFFQRNRLDPELFASASQSLQVILGIEGANESQVLKQADVIMLLCLFRDQFDQRTWQANWHAYMPITDHKYGSSLGPSFHAWAACEMGRPEEAYEHFMLAAQADLLNPRGNAGDGIHAASAGGVWQAVVFGFAGLRQEQGTFSLHPQLPQHWQRIAFKFRYRGAYKQVDIRRDAEGRVIAKIE from the coding sequence ATGACTACCCTGGCGCTGGGGCCGGCCGCCCGATTTGCCGATTTGCCCGCCCTGACCCACCGCCGCGACAGCCTGGCCGATGTGACCCTGGCCGATTTGCAGGCGCTGACCGCCGTTGATCCGCGGTGGGTTATTTGTCAGTCGGGGTTTGATCCAGCCGGGCAGCGCCACATGGAGACCGTGTTTACGCTGGGCAACGGTTATTTCAGCACCCGCGGCGCCTTCGAGGAAGGCCACCCCGACGACCAGCCGATCACCTTTGCCCACGGCATCTTCGACGACATGCCGGTGAGTTTTACCGAGTTGGTGAATATGCCAGACTGGTTAGATACGGCCGTTTGGGTAGACGGCGCGCCGTTCCGGCTGGACCAGGGGCAAATTTTGCATTTTCAGCGGCAGATGGATTTGCGCCAGGGAATTTTGCGCCGCGACGTGCGCTGGCAGTCGCCGGGCGGGGCGATTGTAGACCTGACGTTTGAGCGATTTGCCAGTTATGCTCAGGAACATGTGGGCGCGCTGCGAATTCTGGCAACGGCCGTCAACCAGGCCTGCCATCTCGCCATCACCACGGGCATCAACGGCCACGTCGCCAACGAGGATTTACTGCACTGGCGCTTGTTGGACCAGGGCGCAGCCGACGATGGCCTGGTCTGGCTGCACAGCCGCACGCGCAAGACGAGCATGGATGTGGGCGCGGCGGCGGCCGTCATCGCCTCGGCGGGGGCACAAACACAGAGCCAACTTTGCCCCGGCCAGCCGCGTATCCATGTGACGCAAACGCTGCCGCCCGGCCAAAGCCTGCTGCTAGACAAGCTCATCGCCTACGCCGCCGGGCGCGATGCCGCGCCGCAAGCCGAAAACGTCGTCGCCCGCGCCCAGGCTTATTTGCCCAGCCAGAGCTACGACGCGCTGCGCGCCGCCCACATCGCCGCCTGGCGGCAGGTATGGCAGGCCAGCGATGTACAGATTGAAGGCGACCCCGCGGCGCAGTTGGCTCTGCGCTTCAACCTATTCCAACTATTCGTCGCCGCCCCACAGCACGACGACCGGGTGAGTATCGGCGCGAAAACGCTCAGCGGTTATGGCTACCGGGGGCACGTTTTTTGGGACACGGAAATTTTTATCCTGCCGTTTTTCAGTTATACGCAGCCGCAGATTGCCCGCAACATGCTGCTGTATCGCTACCACACGTTGGCCGGGGCGCGGCGCAAAGCGGCGCGCAATGGGTTTGCCGGAGCGCAGTACGCCTGGGAAAGCGCGGCCACCGGCGACGAAGTGACGCCAACCTGGGTCCCTCATTTCAGCGACCCGACGCAGTTGGTGCGCATCTGGACGGGCGACATTCAAATCCACATTTCGGCCGACGTGGCTTACGCCATCCGGCAGTATTGGCAGATCAGCGGCGATAATGCCTTTATGCGCGACTATGGCGCGGAGATGATTCTGGACACGGCCCGTTTTTGGGGCAGCCGGGCCGAGCGGGAAGAGATAGACGGCCGTCTCGTCTACAGCATCCGCGACGTCATCGGCCCAGACGAATACCACGACCACGTGGATAACAACAGCTACACCAACTATATCGCCCGCTGGCATTTGCAGACCGCCCTGGAGGTACGCGACTGGCTGCGGCAGGCCGACCCGGTGAAGGCGGCGGCTTTGGAAGCCGAACTCGCCCTCACGGATGAGGTCTATCGGCACTGGCAGGAGGTGATGGCGCATTTGGTGTTTTTGTGGGATGGGGCAACGGCCGTTATCGAACAATTTGAGGGCTTCTTCCAACGCAACCGGCTGGACCCTGAACTATTTGCCAGCGCCAGCCAATCGCTGCAAGTGATTCTGGGCATCGAAGGGGCCAACGAGAGCCAGGTCCTCAAGCAGGCGGACGTGATCATGCTGCTTTGCCTGTTCCGCGATCAATTCGACCAGCGGACGTGGCAGGCCAATTGGCACGCCTACATGCCCATCACCGACCACAAATATGGCTCGTCGTTGGGACCCAGCTTCCACGCCTGGGCCGCCTGCGAGATGGGGCGACCAGAGGAAGCGTATGAGCATTTTATGCTGGCCGCGCAGGCAGATTTGCTTAATCCACGTGGCAACGCCGGGGATGGCATCCATGCCGCTTCGGCCGGTGGGGTGTGGCAGGCGGTTGTCTTTGGCTTCGCCGGGCTGCGCCAGGAGCAAGGCACGTTTTCTCTGCATCCCCAATTACCCCAACATTGGCAGCGCATTGCGTTCAAGTTTCGCTATCGTGGCGCGTACAAACAGGTAGACATCCGCCGCGATGCAGAAGGAAGGGTTATCGCCAAAATTGAATGA
- a CDS encoding ABC transporter substrate-binding protein, with the protein MNKRLLTLWVLLLVGVLLAACGGSAADPTAVAPAATEVGTAVEQPVVEQPTDQPAADVIQLQLMGWASSDAENSRLQEMIDNFNAANSDVQANLLLVPDYDTKLQTSLAGGAPPDVFYIDSFKLPDFVAANAIAPIGDELEDVDDFYPNLRQAFTLDGTFYCPPKDFSTLALQYNKDMFDAAGLDYPTADWTWDDLRAAAEALTDSDNGVYGIVLSADMARWIAFLYQADGAITNADFTAMTLDSPAAQEAMDFYVGLVQDGFAAQPSDLDSGWPGEAFGKQQAAMSTEGNWIVSFLRDQFPDVNFGVAELPAGPGGDATMSFTVCYGVPTNAANHDASVRLVNYLTGPEGMKAWSDLGLAMPTRASLRAGWLEKYPDLEPFLNGADFAYPWQFRPGFQDVLDTVNSGLQEAFTGLATTEQVLQNAQEVGTEVLNR; encoded by the coding sequence ATGAACAAGCGTTTGTTAACTTTGTGGGTATTGTTACTCGTAGGGGTTCTGTTGGCTGCTTGTGGTGGCAGTGCGGCGGATCCAACGGCCGTAGCGCCAGCAGCCACTGAGGTGGGAACGGCCGTAGAACAACCAGTGGTAGAACAACCGACCGACCAACCGGCGGCCGATGTCATCCAACTCCAACTCATGGGCTGGGCCAGCTCCGACGCCGAAAACAGCCGTCTGCAAGAAATGATTGACAACTTCAACGCCGCCAACAGCGACGTTCAGGCCAACCTGCTGCTCGTGCCCGACTACGACACCAAGCTGCAAACCAGCCTGGCCGGCGGCGCGCCGCCCGACGTTTTCTACATTGACAGCTTCAAACTGCCCGATTTCGTCGCCGCCAATGCCATTGCGCCCATCGGTGATGAACTGGAAGACGTAGACGATTTCTACCCCAACCTGCGCCAGGCCTTCACCCTGGACGGCACGTTCTACTGCCCGCCCAAAGATTTCAGCACCCTGGCCTTACAATACAACAAAGACATGTTCGATGCGGCCGGCCTGGATTACCCCACGGCCGATTGGACCTGGGATGACCTGCGCGCGGCAGCCGAGGCCCTCACAGACAGCGACAACGGCGTCTACGGCATCGTTCTCAGCGCCGACATGGCCCGCTGGATCGCCTTCCTCTATCAGGCCGATGGGGCCATCACCAACGCCGACTTCACGGCCATGACCCTGGATTCGCCAGCAGCACAAGAAGCGATGGATTTCTACGTGGGTCTGGTACAAGACGGTTTTGCCGCCCAACCATCCGACCTGGACAGCGGTTGGCCCGGCGAAGCGTTTGGCAAACAGCAGGCGGCCATGTCCACAGAAGGCAACTGGATTGTCTCCTTCCTGCGTGACCAATTCCCCGACGTTAACTTCGGCGTAGCCGAACTACCGGCCGGACCGGGCGGCGACGCCACCATGTCCTTCACCGTTTGCTACGGTGTGCCAACCAACGCCGCCAACCACGACGCCTCGGTACGCCTGGTAAATTACCTCACCGGCCCCGAAGGCATGAAAGCCTGGTCCGACCTGGGTCTGGCGATGCCCACCCGCGCCAGCCTGCGCGCTGGCTGGCTGGAAAAATATCCTGATCTGGAACCGTTCCTAAACGGCGCCGATTTTGCCTATCCGTGGCAGTTCCGCCCCGGCTTCCAGGACGTGCTGGACACGGTGAACTCTGGTTTACAAGAAGCGTTCACTGGTCTGGCGACCACCGAACAGGTGCTGCAAAACGCCCAAGAAGTAGGCACGGAAGTTTTGAACCGGTAG